A section of the bacterium genome encodes:
- the galT gene encoding galactose-1-phosphate uridylyltransferase: MFDLNEYPHRRYNFLTDEWVLVSPHRTLRPWQGKIETGAHDQRPAYDPACYLCPGNKRAHGQENPHYSG, translated from the coding sequence ATGTTCGACTTGAACGAATATCCCCACCGCCGCTATAATTTTTTAACCGACGAGTGGGTGTTGGTTTCACCGCATCGCACCCTGCGACCCTGGCAGGGAAAGATAGAAACCGGCGCTCATGATCAGCGCCCTGCTTATGATCCAGCCTGTTATCTTTGCCCGGGAAACAAACGGGCGCACGGTCAGGAAAATCCCCATTACAGCGGAC
- the nfo gene encoding deoxyribonuclease IV produces the protein MITKKKIGAHVSIAGGVQQAPLNATAIGASAFGLFVKNQRQWKAGPLSDENIRCFAEHCARYGFSFASIVAHDSYLINLGHPQADGLAKSRNALLDEVRRCEQLGIQLINIHPGSHLHLIKIDRCLQRIAASINHVLDKTHTVKILLENTAGQGSNLGYEFEQLAEILSQVEDSSRIGVCLDTCHAFASGYDFRDPTSYASTWKQFDQIIGRDRLYALHVNDAKSAFNSRVDRHAAIGQGYLGLEAFSLLMNDPQLDGLPMILETPNSEHWREEIQLLYHLQRGQHVRLERISPPPL, from the coding sequence ATGATAACGAAGAAAAAGATCGGTGCTCATGTCAGCATTGCCGGCGGCGTACAACAGGCGCCGCTGAACGCCACCGCCATCGGCGCTTCAGCCTTTGGCCTGTTTGTGAAAAATCAACGTCAATGGAAAGCCGGACCTTTGTCGGACGAAAACATCCGATGCTTCGCCGAGCATTGCGCCCGGTATGGTTTTTCCTTTGCCTCCATCGTAGCCCATGACAGCTATCTGATCAACCTCGGCCATCCGCAGGCCGACGGCCTGGCCAAATCACGCAACGCGCTGCTGGACGAAGTGAGGCGTTGTGAACAGTTGGGCATTCAGCTCATCAACATCCATCCCGGCAGCCATTTGCATCTCATTAAAATCGATCGCTGTTTGCAGCGAATCGCCGCGTCCATCAATCACGTTCTCGACAAAACCCATACAGTCAAAATTTTGCTGGAAAATACCGCTGGGCAGGGCAGCAACTTGGGTTATGAATTTGAACAGCTGGCGGAGATCCTGTCACAGGTGGAGGATTCATCACGCATCGGCGTATGTCTGGATACCTGCCACGCCTTTGCCTCTGGTTACGATTTTCGCGATCCCACCTCGTATGCCTCTACCTGGAAGCAATTCGACCAGATCATCGGACGCGACCGATTGTACGCTCTGCATGTGAACGACGCAAAATCCGCTTTTAACAGCCGGGTGGACCGCCACGCCGCCATCGGCCAAGGATATCTTGGATTAGAGGCTTTTTCTCTATTGATGAACGATCCACAGCTGGACGGGCTGCCCATGATTTTGGAAACGCCCAATTCGGAGCACTGGCGGGAAGAGATTCAGCTCCTGTACCATCTGCAAAGAGGACAACATGTTCGACTTGAACGAATATCCCCACCGCCGCTATAA